The following coding sequences lie in one Arthrobacter sp. PGP41 genomic window:
- a CDS encoding ATP-dependent DNA ligase, translating into MLLDELVRTSAAVASTRSRLAKVDALAHLLRRLEPAEIATAVGLLAARPRQGRVGIGWRGMSAAMGEPAAEPRLTVADLDAALDRLLATAGAGSAAERAATLRTLTAAATEREQAFIAGVLLGELRTGALEGVLADAVARASGRPVEAVRRAAMLSGDLGHTAVLALTGTPAELAAVGLVVGRPVQPMLASTAASVGAALDVTGEASVEYKLDGARIQVHRTGDEVRIYTRTLAEVTHRLPEVVEVVRGLGVRDVILDGETLALDEDGGPRPFQETMSRFGADAARETLLHPWFFDVLHLDGRDLLDEPLSTRLGVLESIVPGHRIPGKITADAAVAERVSRDALAAGHEGVVVKAVGSAYAAGRRGSNWIKVKPVLTYDLVVLACEWGSGRRTGLLSNLHLGALDPTGEFGDPGGYVMVGKTFKGLTDELLRWQTVRFQELEVRRTAGTVWVEPVTVVEIAIDGVQQSSRYPGGIALRFARVKRYRDDKTVADADTIQTLRGLLRP; encoded by the coding sequence ATGCTGCTCGACGAGCTCGTGAGAACTTCGGCTGCCGTCGCGTCCACCCGGTCCCGGCTGGCGAAAGTTGACGCACTGGCGCACCTGCTGCGCCGCCTCGAGCCCGCGGAGATCGCGACGGCGGTGGGCCTGCTGGCTGCCAGGCCGCGCCAGGGCCGGGTAGGGATTGGCTGGCGCGGCATGTCAGCGGCCATGGGGGAGCCGGCCGCCGAGCCCAGGCTTACTGTCGCAGACCTCGATGCGGCGTTGGACCGGCTGCTCGCAACAGCAGGCGCGGGATCGGCAGCAGAACGTGCTGCGACCCTCAGGACGCTCACGGCGGCAGCAACTGAACGCGAGCAGGCATTCATCGCCGGCGTGCTGCTGGGAGAACTGCGGACCGGTGCTCTGGAGGGCGTACTGGCGGATGCGGTGGCCCGTGCTTCCGGCCGGCCGGTTGAGGCCGTGCGCCGCGCGGCCATGCTCTCCGGCGATCTCGGCCACACCGCCGTGCTGGCCCTCACGGGAACGCCGGCCGAGCTTGCCGCCGTCGGACTCGTCGTGGGACGCCCCGTGCAGCCCATGCTCGCCTCAACCGCGGCCAGCGTCGGCGCGGCGCTGGATGTCACCGGGGAGGCGTCCGTGGAATACAAGCTCGACGGCGCACGCATCCAGGTGCACCGCACCGGCGACGAGGTGCGCATCTACACCCGCACCTTGGCGGAAGTGACCCACAGGCTGCCTGAGGTGGTGGAGGTGGTACGCGGACTTGGGGTGCGGGACGTGATCCTCGACGGCGAGACCCTCGCCCTGGATGAGGACGGCGGCCCCCGGCCGTTCCAGGAAACCATGTCCCGGTTCGGGGCGGACGCTGCACGCGAGACGTTGCTGCATCCGTGGTTCTTCGACGTGCTGCACCTTGACGGGCGGGACCTGCTGGACGAACCATTGTCCACACGCCTCGGCGTGCTTGAAAGCATCGTGCCCGGGCACCGGATTCCCGGGAAGATCACGGCGGACGCGGCCGTTGCCGAAAGGGTATCGCGCGATGCACTCGCCGCCGGCCATGAGGGCGTGGTGGTCAAGGCCGTGGGGTCCGCTTACGCGGCCGGCCGCCGCGGCTCCAACTGGATCAAGGTGAAGCCGGTGCTCACCTACGACCTCGTGGTGCTCGCCTGCGAATGGGGCTCGGGCCGGCGCACCGGGCTGCTGTCCAACCTGCACCTTGGCGCCTTGGACCCCACGGGTGAGTTTGGCGATCCGGGCGGCTACGTCATGGTGGGCAAGACCTTCAAGGGCCTCACTGATGAGCTGCTGCGCTGGCAGACCGTGCGGTTCCAGGAACTTGAGGTGCGGCGCACGGCGGGCACCGTCTGGGTAGAGCCGGTCACGGTGGTCGAGATTGCCATCGACGGTGTACAGCAGTCGTCCCGCTATCCCGGCGGTATCGCGCTGCGCTTTGCGCGCGTTAAGCGCTACCGGGACGACAAAACGGTAGCGGACGCGGACACCATCCAGACCCTGCGCGGGCTGCTGCGGCCGTAG
- a CDS encoding dihydrofolate reductase family protein, which translates to MGIIIANLFITLDGVYQAPGGREEDTAGGFAFGGWQAPVSDDEAEAAIEAEISQIDALLLGRKTYDIFASYWPRQSGDIGGTLNRVPKYVVSGALTSPSWAGTTVLPDATAAGRLREEYDQVHMFGSGVLIRSLLAANVLDRLHLWLYPVTLGQGKRLFDAGTIPASFRLAEPARSFPKGAVSLVYERAGDVETQDMPGT; encoded by the coding sequence GTGGGGATCATCATCGCCAACCTGTTCATCACCCTCGACGGCGTCTACCAGGCGCCCGGCGGCCGCGAGGAGGACACTGCGGGCGGCTTCGCCTTCGGCGGCTGGCAGGCGCCGGTTTCCGACGACGAGGCTGAAGCGGCCATCGAGGCTGAGATCAGCCAGATCGACGCCCTGCTTCTCGGCCGGAAAACCTACGACATTTTCGCCTCCTACTGGCCCCGCCAGTCCGGTGATATCGGGGGCACGCTCAACCGGGTGCCGAAGTACGTTGTCTCCGGCGCCCTCACCTCTCCGAGCTGGGCGGGCACAACAGTCCTGCCGGATGCCACGGCCGCGGGCCGGCTGCGGGAGGAATACGACCAGGTGCACATGTTCGGCAGCGGCGTCCTCATCCGTTCGCTGCTCGCGGCAAACGTACTGGACCGCCTCCACCTCTGGCTCTATCCGGTAACCCTCGGGCAGGGCAAGCGCCTGTTCGACGCCGGGACGATCCCTGCGTCCTTCCGCCTCGCGGAGCCGGCGCGCAGCTTCCCGAAGGGGGCGGTGTCGCTGGTCTATGAGCGCGCGGGCGACGTTGAGACGCAGGACATGCCGGGCACGTAA
- the groL gene encoding chaperonin GroEL (60 kDa chaperone family; promotes refolding of misfolded polypeptides especially under stressful conditions; forms two stacked rings of heptamers to form a barrel-shaped 14mer; ends can be capped by GroES; misfolded proteins enter the barrel where they are refolded when GroES binds): MAKQLAFNDAARRSLEAGIDKLANTVKVTLGPRGRNVVLDKKWGAPTITNDGVTIAREVELDDPYENLGAQLAKEVATKTNDVAGDGTTTATVLAQALVKEGLRNVAAGAAPGQIKRGIEVSVEAVAARLLENARPVEGTQVANVAAISAQSDEVGELLAEAFGKVGKDGVITIEESSTTQTELVLTEGMQFDKGYLSPYFVTDAERQEAILEDALILINQGKISSIQEFLPLLEKALQAGKPLFIIAEDVEGEALSTLIVNRIRGTLNVVAVKAPGFGDRRKAMLQDIATLTGAQVVSPELGLSLDTVGLEVLGTARRITVTKDNTTIVDGAGSAEDVAARVAQLRAELTRTDSDWDREKLQERLAKLAGGIGVIKVGAATEVELKEKKHRIEDAVSSTRAALEEGIVAGGGSALIHALKALDEDPAVKALEGDAAAAVGIVRRALVQPLRWIAQNAGFDGYVITAKVAELETNNGFNAKSGEYEDLIAAGVIDPVKVTRAALRNAASIAALVLTTETLVVEKPAEEDEHAGHSH, encoded by the coding sequence ATGGCAAAGCAGCTTGCGTTTAACGACGCTGCCCGCCGGTCTCTTGAAGCCGGCATCGATAAGCTCGCCAACACCGTCAAGGTGACGCTCGGCCCCCGCGGCCGCAACGTCGTCCTGGACAAGAAGTGGGGCGCTCCCACCATCACGAACGACGGCGTCACCATCGCCCGCGAAGTGGAGCTGGACGACCCCTACGAGAACCTTGGCGCGCAGCTGGCCAAGGAAGTGGCGACCAAGACCAACGATGTTGCCGGTGACGGCACCACCACGGCAACCGTCCTGGCCCAGGCCCTGGTCAAGGAAGGCCTGCGCAACGTAGCGGCAGGCGCAGCCCCCGGCCAGATCAAGCGGGGCATCGAGGTTTCCGTTGAAGCCGTCGCCGCCCGCCTGCTGGAGAACGCCCGCCCCGTTGAAGGCACCCAGGTGGCCAACGTTGCAGCTATCTCCGCCCAGAGCGACGAGGTTGGCGAGCTCCTCGCCGAGGCATTCGGCAAGGTCGGCAAGGATGGTGTGATCACCATCGAGGAATCCTCCACCACGCAGACCGAACTGGTCCTGACCGAGGGCATGCAGTTCGACAAGGGCTACCTGTCCCCGTACTTCGTCACGGACGCGGAACGCCAGGAAGCAATCCTCGAGGACGCCCTCATCCTGATCAACCAGGGCAAGATCTCCAGCATCCAGGAATTCCTGCCGCTGCTGGAGAAGGCGCTGCAGGCCGGCAAGCCGCTGTTCATCATTGCCGAGGACGTTGAGGGCGAGGCCCTGTCCACGCTGATCGTCAACCGCATCCGCGGCACGCTGAACGTCGTCGCCGTCAAGGCTCCCGGCTTCGGCGACCGCCGCAAGGCCATGCTGCAGGACATCGCCACCCTCACCGGCGCGCAGGTTGTCTCCCCGGAACTGGGCCTCAGCCTGGACACCGTCGGCCTTGAGGTGCTGGGTACCGCCCGCCGCATCACGGTCACCAAGGACAACACCACCATCGTTGACGGCGCAGGCTCGGCCGAAGACGTGGCAGCACGCGTGGCCCAGCTCCGCGCTGAGCTGACCCGCACCGATTCCGACTGGGACCGTGAAAAGCTCCAGGAGCGCCTGGCCAAGCTGGCCGGCGGCATCGGTGTCATCAAGGTGGGCGCAGCCACCGAGGTTGAGCTCAAGGAGAAGAAGCACCGCATCGAGGACGCTGTTTCCTCCACGCGCGCTGCCCTTGAAGAAGGTATCGTCGCCGGCGGTGGCTCGGCCCTGATCCACGCCCTGAAGGCACTGGATGAGGACCCGGCCGTCAAGGCACTCGAAGGCGACGCCGCCGCTGCCGTGGGCATTGTCCGCCGCGCGCTCGTCCAGCCGCTGCGCTGGATCGCCCAGAACGCCGGCTTCGATGGCTACGTCATCACCGCCAAGGTTGCCGAGCTCGAAACCAACAACGGCTTCAACGCCAAGTCGGGCGAGTACGAGGACCTGATCGCTGCCGGTGTCATCGACCCCGTCAAGGTCACCCGCGCTGCCCTCCGCAATGCAGCTTCCATCGCTGCCCTGGTTCTCACCACCGAGACGCTGGTTGTTGAGAAGCCTGCCGAGGAAGACGAGCACGCAGGCCACAGCCACTAG
- the groES gene encoding co-chaperone GroES, with protein MSVSIKPLEDRIVVRPLEAEQTTASGLVIPDSAQEKPQEGEVVAVGPGRFEDGNRVPVDVAVGDVVIYSKYGGTEVKTGGTEYLVLSARDVLAIVVK; from the coding sequence GTGTCGGTCTCTATTAAGCCTCTTGAGGATCGTATTGTTGTCCGCCCGCTCGAAGCCGAGCAGACCACGGCTTCCGGCCTGGTCATCCCGGACTCCGCGCAGGAGAAGCCGCAGGAAGGCGAAGTTGTTGCAGTAGGCCCCGGCCGCTTTGAAGACGGCAACCGCGTTCCTGTCGACGTAGCCGTTGGCGACGTCGTTATCTACTCCAAGTACGGCGGAACCGAAGTCAAGACCGGCGGCACCGAGTACCTCGTGCTGTCCGCCCGCGACGTCCTGGCGATCGTCGTAAAGTAA
- a CDS encoding DMT family transporter, translating to MRAALYLTLATLFWAGNFVVGQAAMETMQPLQLTFWRWALTAVPLLVLAQAVDRPDWRAVLRRWPMLLLLSCLGMSAYTLLLYSALGHTSALNASLVTAANPALIMILAAILLRDRPGPLSWVGVALGLAGVLLILAGGNLQRLLTFSIDAGEWLIVAAITVWGFYTIAARRLSVPAITSTAVQVAMAAVVLVPFAAATGAGLPATSSEGWSLAYIVLFPSLGSYLLWNLALKHTTAANAGNYLNLIAVFTAIITVALGQPVTVPQILGGVLVISGVLLTSAGGKAPQRPRSSKSTSSPPSASPAKFRPR from the coding sequence GTGCGAGCAGCCCTGTACCTGACCCTTGCCACCCTCTTCTGGGCAGGCAACTTCGTTGTAGGCCAGGCCGCCATGGAAACCATGCAGCCGCTTCAGCTGACCTTCTGGCGCTGGGCCCTGACTGCCGTGCCGCTGCTGGTCCTGGCGCAGGCGGTGGACAGGCCGGACTGGCGCGCTGTCCTGCGCCGCTGGCCGATGCTCCTTCTCCTGAGCTGCCTTGGCATGAGCGCCTACACCCTGCTGCTCTACAGTGCGCTGGGGCACACCTCGGCGCTGAATGCATCCCTGGTGACTGCGGCAAACCCTGCCCTGATCATGATCCTGGCTGCCATCCTGCTCCGGGACAGGCCGGGCCCCCTGAGCTGGGTGGGCGTTGCCCTGGGCCTGGCAGGGGTCCTGCTGATCCTGGCCGGCGGCAACCTGCAGCGGCTGCTGACGTTCTCGATCGATGCCGGCGAATGGCTGATCGTCGCGGCCATCACCGTCTGGGGCTTCTACACGATCGCCGCCCGCAGGCTTTCCGTCCCGGCCATTACGTCCACGGCGGTGCAGGTGGCCATGGCGGCGGTTGTCCTGGTTCCCTTTGCGGCGGCCACCGGGGCCGGACTCCCGGCCACATCCTCCGAGGGCTGGTCGCTGGCCTACATCGTCCTGTTCCCCTCCCTGGGTTCCTACCTGCTCTGGAACCTAGCCCTTAAGCACACCACGGCAGCCAACGCCGGCAACTACCTGAACCTCATCGCCGTGTTCACCGCCATCATCACGGTTGCTCTCGGGCAGCCCGTCACGGTCCCGCAAATCCTGGGCGGCGTTCTGGTCATTTCCGGGGTTCTGCTCACCAGTGCGGGCGGAAAGGCACCTCAGCGGCCCAGGTCGTCGAAGTCGACGTCCTCACCGCCGTCGGCCTCGCCTGCGAAATTCCGCCCCCGGTAG
- a CDS encoding class I SAM-dependent methyltransferase: MAHAPQDQIAPLLTPEGWELLASLGPYQEDKSFELNSALRKAGHSPELVSAVLTQSRLRTKAAAKFGEFARSMLFTQAGLEQATRLNVAARHAQRFAEAGIRHVADLGCGLAADSLALASMDIKVTAVEMDETTAACATVNLIPFPNATVVHADATAVPLDGVDGVWLDPARRVTSTSGTTRIWDPEAFSPPLSFVEGLAASGLAVGVKMGPGMPHASVPAGCEAQWVSVAGDVTEVALWFNAVRRPGVRRAALVLGAQGAAELTSGEDFGAGPAAPVGPVEGYLYEPDGAVIRAGLVADIALQLGGHLVDEHIAYVCAPELVDTPFARPYKVLNVMPYNVKALKAWVKAEGIGVLDIKKRGTAVTPEELRKQLLPGGKGAAGKNSGKRAGTKTATLVLTRIGEDRVAIVVEPVQGTALEEKATARA; encoded by the coding sequence ATGGCTCACGCTCCCCAGGACCAGATTGCACCGCTGCTCACCCCTGAAGGCTGGGAGCTCCTGGCGTCCCTGGGCCCCTACCAGGAAGACAAATCCTTCGAGCTGAACTCGGCCCTCCGCAAGGCCGGCCACTCCCCCGAACTGGTTTCCGCCGTCCTGACCCAGTCCCGGCTCCGCACCAAGGCCGCCGCGAAGTTCGGCGAGTTCGCCCGCAGCATGCTGTTCACCCAGGCAGGGCTGGAACAGGCAACCCGGCTGAACGTTGCCGCCCGCCATGCCCAGCGGTTCGCCGAGGCCGGCATCCGCCACGTGGCGGACCTGGGCTGCGGCCTGGCCGCCGACTCGCTGGCGCTGGCCTCCATGGACATCAAGGTCACCGCCGTGGAGATGGATGAGACGACGGCGGCCTGCGCCACGGTGAACCTCATTCCGTTCCCCAACGCCACCGTGGTCCACGCGGACGCCACGGCGGTGCCGCTGGACGGGGTCGACGGCGTCTGGCTAGATCCTGCGCGCCGCGTCACTTCGACGTCGGGCACCACGCGGATCTGGGACCCTGAAGCCTTTTCGCCACCGTTGTCCTTCGTTGAGGGCCTGGCCGCGTCCGGCCTGGCCGTTGGGGTCAAGATGGGCCCGGGCATGCCGCACGCGTCCGTTCCTGCCGGCTGTGAGGCACAGTGGGTTTCGGTGGCCGGCGATGTCACCGAGGTGGCGCTGTGGTTCAACGCGGTGCGCCGGCCCGGAGTCCGCCGGGCCGCACTGGTGCTTGGCGCCCAGGGTGCGGCGGAGCTGACCAGCGGGGAAGACTTCGGGGCAGGTCCCGCCGCGCCGGTGGGGCCGGTGGAGGGCTACCTGTACGAACCGGACGGCGCGGTGATCCGGGCCGGACTGGTGGCCGACATCGCACTGCAACTGGGCGGGCACCTGGTGGATGAGCACATCGCCTATGTGTGCGCGCCGGAGCTGGTGGACACCCCGTTCGCGCGCCCCTACAAGGTCCTTAACGTGATGCCCTACAACGTGAAGGCACTCAAGGCCTGGGTGAAGGCCGAGGGCATCGGCGTCCTGGACATCAAGAAGCGCGGCACCGCCGTCACGCCTGAGGAGCTCCGCAAGCAGTTGCTGCCCGGCGGGAAGGGCGCAGCCGGAAAGAATTCCGGCAAGAGGGCCGGGACCAAAACGGCCACCCTGGTCCTGACCCGTATTGGCGAGGACCGGGTGGCCATCGTGGTGGAGCCGGTGCAGGGCACTGCCCTCGAAGAAAAGGCTACTGCGCGCGCATGA
- a CDS encoding shikimate 5-dehydrogenase, whose amino-acid sequence MTLCISLSARPSNNGTRFHNHLYEQLDLNWIYKAFAPTNLEQAIAGVRGLGIRGCAISMPYKEDVIALVDEMDPSATAIDSVNTIVNTDGHLKAYNTDYTAIEQLLATNKVPTGYSVLVQGAGGMAKATVAALRDAGFSDVTVLARNETTGQALAEQYGFQWRAELDRGAADLIINVTPIGMAGGSEAGALAFPQEAIDAAKVVFDVVALPAETPLVKAARAAGKPVITGAEVATIQALEQFVLYTGIRPTAGQVRAAEEFMRAQ is encoded by the coding sequence ATGACCCTCTGCATCTCGCTCTCGGCCCGGCCCAGCAACAACGGGACCCGGTTCCACAACCACCTGTACGAGCAGCTGGACCTCAACTGGATCTACAAGGCCTTCGCCCCCACCAACCTTGAACAGGCCATCGCCGGAGTCCGCGGGCTGGGCATCCGCGGCTGCGCCATCTCCATGCCGTACAAGGAGGACGTGATCGCCCTGGTGGACGAGATGGACCCCTCCGCCACGGCCATCGACTCGGTGAACACCATCGTGAACACGGACGGGCACCTCAAGGCCTACAACACCGACTACACGGCCATCGAACAGCTTCTGGCCACCAACAAGGTGCCTACGGGCTATTCCGTCCTGGTCCAGGGCGCGGGCGGGATGGCCAAGGCCACTGTCGCCGCGCTTCGTGACGCCGGCTTTTCGGACGTTACAGTCCTGGCACGGAACGAAACCACGGGCCAGGCGCTGGCAGAACAGTACGGCTTCCAGTGGCGTGCCGAACTCGACCGCGGCGCCGCGGACCTGATCATCAACGTGACGCCGATTGGCATGGCGGGCGGATCCGAGGCAGGTGCCCTGGCTTTCCCGCAGGAAGCCATCGACGCCGCCAAAGTGGTGTTCGACGTGGTTGCGCTGCCCGCCGAGACACCGCTGGTCAAGGCGGCGCGGGCGGCGGGGAAACCCGTAATTACCGGTGCCGAAGTTGCAACCATCCAGGCCTTGGAGCAGTTTGTGCTTTACACCGGCATCCGGCCCACTGCCGGGCAGGTGCGCGCGGCAGAAGAGTTCATGCGCGCGCAGTAG
- a CDS encoding glycoside hydrolase family 3 N-terminal domain-containing protein encodes MTTEQKAGQVLLPFFKGKEVEAHAAAIERLHLAGSIIMGDNVPLDPQGRMDVHGMAAINQRLAQAAAAGGRPWPGIIAVDQEGGQVARLGPPLTEWPTPMSYGAAGSAPLAKEAGQGLAAELVPLGFNVDFAPDTDVTIGPKDPTIGARSMASDPGAAASLGVAFSQGMLAAGVLPAVKHFPGHGSVTVDSHLSLPVQPAAVAELSGRDWKPFGAAIAAGSPMVMTGHIAVPALEPGVPASLSGPTYAALRGLGFKGVAVTDALNMGAVAKQYTSGTAAVMALAAGADLLLMPADVGQAHAAVVQAVASGALPPERLDEAARRVATMMAWHGRTAAATGAPAGSGGALSARVSASAVTMVSGPCSGPLVPGAVRVAGGGPGDRARFEAAAVRAGLSVGSGPLVSLIGYGGRGAEGDIAVALDAPWPLQDSPAPVKIALYGRSDGAFDALAAVLAGKAPAPGKLPAAVGSFPAGTGCP; translated from the coding sequence ATGACCACCGAGCAGAAAGCCGGGCAGGTCCTCCTTCCGTTCTTCAAGGGCAAGGAGGTGGAGGCCCACGCGGCCGCCATCGAGCGCCTGCACCTTGCCGGGTCCATCATCATGGGCGACAACGTGCCGCTCGACCCCCAGGGCAGGATGGACGTGCACGGCATGGCCGCCATCAACCAGCGGCTGGCCCAGGCAGCAGCCGCCGGCGGCCGGCCCTGGCCCGGGATCATCGCGGTGGACCAGGAAGGCGGCCAGGTTGCCAGGCTGGGACCGCCCCTGACGGAATGGCCCACGCCCATGAGCTACGGTGCCGCCGGCAGCGCGCCCCTGGCCAAGGAAGCAGGGCAAGGGCTGGCGGCGGAGCTGGTGCCGCTGGGGTTCAACGTGGATTTCGCTCCCGATACGGACGTCACCATCGGCCCGAAGGATCCCACCATTGGTGCCCGGTCCATGGCCTCGGACCCGGGTGCTGCCGCTTCGCTCGGCGTCGCATTCTCCCAGGGGATGCTCGCCGCGGGCGTCCTGCCTGCGGTCAAGCACTTCCCCGGGCATGGTTCGGTGACCGTCGACTCCCACCTGAGCCTGCCCGTGCAGCCTGCGGCCGTTGCGGAGCTCAGCGGCCGCGACTGGAAGCCGTTTGGGGCAGCCATTGCCGCCGGTTCGCCCATGGTGATGACCGGGCACATCGCCGTGCCCGCGCTGGAACCCGGCGTCCCGGCGTCGCTCTCCGGACCCACGTATGCCGCGCTGCGGGGCCTGGGCTTCAAAGGGGTGGCGGTGACGGATGCCCTGAACATGGGCGCCGTGGCCAAGCAGTACACCAGCGGAACCGCCGCCGTGATGGCCCTTGCCGCCGGAGCGGACCTCCTGCTGATGCCCGCCGACGTGGGGCAGGCACACGCGGCCGTCGTCCAGGCCGTGGCCTCAGGCGCGCTGCCGCCTGAGCGCCTGGACGAGGCTGCCCGGCGGGTGGCCACGATGATGGCGTGGCACGGCCGGACCGCTGCGGCAACCGGTGCGCCGGCCGGTAGCGGAGGAGCACTCTCGGCCCGGGTTTCCGCCTCTGCCGTCACCATGGTCTCCGGACCGTGCAGCGGCCCGCTGGTGCCCGGAGCGGTGCGGGTGGCCGGCGGCGGGCCGGGGGACAGGGCCCGGTTTGAGGCCGCGGCCGTCCGGGCCGGTCTGTCCGTGGGCTCCGGGCCGCTGGTCAGCCTCATCGGCTACGGCGGGCGCGGGGCGGAAGGGGACATCGCCGTCGCACTTGATGCCCCCTGGCCGCTGCAGGACTCGCCCGCTCCCGTGAAGATTGCCCTCTACGGCCGCAGCGACGGCGCCTTCGACGCCCTGGCCGCCGTCCTGGCAGGGAAGGCGCCCGCCCCCGGGAAGCTGCCCGCCGCCGTCGGAAGCTTCCCGGCCGGCACCGGCTGCCCCTAG
- a CDS encoding glutamate--cysteine ligase, whose protein sequence is MKIDFAPSRQSTLGVEWELALVDGRTGELASVANEVLRGVASRHPELNDDDEHPHIKQELLLNTVELVTGICETAAEAKEDLSRSLAAVREITDPMGVELFCAGSHPFSPPQLQPVTDKARYAKLIDRTQWWGRQMVIYGVHVHVGLDRRDKALPVLDGLVNYFPHFQALSASSPFWGGEDTGYASQRALMFQQLPTAGLPFQFRSWEEYESYVQDMFTTGVIDTLSEIRWDIRPVPNLGTIEMRICDGLATLEEVGAIAALTQCLVDEFSTTLDNGGTIPTMPPWHIQENKWRAARYGMDAIIILDAAGKEQLVTEHLLETLNRLEPVAAKLGCPDELADVEKIIRRGAGYQRQRRVAAEHGGDLRAVVLDLVKQMRNGPTA, encoded by the coding sequence GTGAAGATCGATTTCGCCCCCTCAAGGCAGTCAACCCTGGGAGTTGAATGGGAACTCGCGCTGGTGGACGGCAGGACAGGCGAACTCGCGTCCGTGGCCAATGAGGTGCTTCGCGGCGTTGCTTCACGACACCCGGAACTCAATGATGACGACGAGCATCCCCATATCAAGCAGGAACTGCTCCTGAACACCGTTGAGCTGGTGACCGGCATCTGCGAGACCGCCGCTGAAGCCAAGGAAGACCTCAGCCGTTCCCTGGCTGCCGTCCGCGAAATCACCGATCCCATGGGCGTGGAACTGTTCTGCGCCGGGAGCCACCCGTTCAGCCCGCCCCAGCTGCAGCCGGTGACGGACAAGGCCCGCTATGCCAAGCTGATCGACCGCACCCAGTGGTGGGGCCGGCAGATGGTCATCTACGGTGTGCACGTCCACGTGGGACTGGACCGCCGGGACAAGGCCCTGCCCGTGCTGGACGGCCTGGTCAACTACTTCCCGCATTTCCAGGCGCTCTCCGCGTCCAGCCCGTTCTGGGGCGGCGAGGACACCGGCTACGCTTCACAGCGCGCGCTGATGTTCCAGCAGCTCCCCACCGCGGGCCTGCCCTTCCAGTTCCGCTCCTGGGAGGAATACGAGTCCTACGTCCAGGACATGTTCACCACCGGCGTGATCGACACCCTCTCGGAGATCCGCTGGGACATCCGGCCGGTGCCCAACCTGGGCACCATCGAGATGCGCATCTGCGACGGCCTGGCCACGCTGGAGGAAGTGGGCGCCATCGCAGCGCTCACCCAGTGCCTGGTGGACGAGTTCTCCACGACCCTGGACAACGGCGGCACCATCCCCACCATGCCGCCCTGGCACATCCAGGAAAACAAGTGGCGCGCTGCCCGTTACGGCATGGACGCCATCATCATCCTCGATGCCGCGGGCAAGGAGCAGCTGGTCACCGAGCACCTGCTCGAGACCCTGAACCGGCTTGAGCCCGTGGCCGCCAAGCTGGGCTGCCCGGACGAGCTTGCCGACGTCGAAAAGATCATCCGCCGCGGTGCCGGCTACCAGCGCCAGCGCCGCGTGGCCGCTGAACACGGCGGAGACCTCAGGGCAGTGGTCCTGGACCTGGTGAAGCAGATGCGCAACGGCCCCACCGCCTGA